Proteins encoded by one window of Deinococcus radiodurans R1 = ATCC 13939 = DSM 20539:
- a CDS encoding isoprenyl transferase has product MASLNSALRTAQHVRTATRGALLWGYEQKLAREVKANGKLPRHLGLILDGNRRFARAAGLQREMGHSFGADKAHEVLQWCLELGIPSATIWVLSTDNGSREPAELAHILSLLEREARQLAVDPRIHANRVRVRAIGQHDNFPPQVLAALNNLEESTAGYEGMRLNIAVGYGGREEIVDAVQSYLRTQAAQGATLEQAAENLTPDAIGAHLYAADQPDPDFIIRTSGEIRLSGFMLWQSVYSEYYFCDVYWPGFRRVDFLRALRDFQGRDRRFGK; this is encoded by the coding sequence ATGGCGTCCCTGAACTCCGCCCTCCGCACCGCCCAGCACGTCCGCACGGCGACCCGGGGGGCACTCCTGTGGGGCTACGAGCAGAAACTGGCCCGCGAGGTCAAGGCGAACGGCAAATTGCCCCGGCACCTGGGGCTGATTCTGGACGGCAACCGCCGCTTTGCCCGCGCCGCCGGTTTGCAGCGCGAAATGGGCCACTCGTTCGGGGCCGACAAGGCGCACGAGGTCTTGCAGTGGTGCCTGGAACTCGGCATTCCCTCGGCGACCATCTGGGTGCTGAGCACCGACAACGGCAGCCGCGAGCCCGCAGAACTCGCCCACATCCTGAGCCTGCTGGAGCGCGAAGCCCGGCAACTGGCGGTGGACCCGCGCATACACGCCAATCGGGTGCGGGTGCGCGCCATCGGGCAGCACGACAACTTTCCCCCGCAGGTGCTCGCCGCGCTGAACAATCTGGAAGAAAGCACCGCCGGGTACGAGGGGATGCGCCTGAACATCGCCGTGGGCTACGGCGGGCGCGAGGAAATTGTGGACGCCGTGCAAAGTTACCTGCGGACGCAGGCCGCGCAGGGGGCCACACTGGAACAGGCCGCCGAGAACCTGACCCCCGACGCCATCGGCGCGCACCTCTACGCCGCCGACCAGCCCGACCCCGACTTCATCATCCGCACCAGCGGCGAAATCCGGCTCTCGGGCTTCATGCTGTGGCAAAGCGTCTACTCCGAGTACTACTTCTGCGACGTGTACTGGCCGGGCTTTCGCCGGGTGGACTTCCTGCGGGCGCTGCGCGACTTTCAGGGCCGGGACAGGCGCTTCGGGAAATAA
- a CDS encoding MerR family transcriptional regulator, which yields MTDPDPPHTAHLTISAFASASRLSVKALRLYDELELLPPARVDEGNGYRLYSPAQLPDARLIARLRGLGLPLADIRRVLDALPAHRPELLRSLWAQQRAEHTRRAELARLILCQLQGETTMPNHVVQTRSVPAQPVATLTRRVGVAELPAAIGAGLSELQQQLAAQGARPTAAPFVIYHGEVNADSDGPIELCQPYAGALQPVSGLILREEPAHHEAFVTLTKAEFAFPTILSAYDAAESFARAHGQSGPLHCREVYPHDWDRLNEDDAAGEVAWPYTPR from the coding sequence ATGACTGACCCTGATCCCCCTCACACGGCCCACCTCACCATCAGCGCTTTTGCCAGCGCCTCACGCCTGAGCGTCAAAGCCCTGCGGCTGTACGACGAACTTGAGCTGCTGCCGCCTGCACGAGTGGATGAAGGCAACGGCTACCGCCTGTACTCTCCCGCGCAACTGCCCGACGCTCGCCTAATTGCCCGCCTGCGTGGACTGGGGCTGCCTCTCGCCGACATTCGCCGGGTGCTGGACGCCCTGCCCGCCCACCGACCAGAGCTTTTGCGCTCGCTCTGGGCGCAGCAACGGGCCGAACATACCCGCCGCGCAGAGCTCGCCCGCCTCATCCTCTGCCAGCTTCAAGGAGAAACCACGATGCCGAACCACGTCGTTCAGACCCGTTCCGTCCCCGCCCAGCCGGTCGCCACCCTCACCCGCCGCGTCGGCGTGGCTGAACTTCCCGCTGCCATCGGCGCTGGCCTCAGCGAGCTTCAGCAGCAGCTTGCCGCGCAGGGAGCACGCCCCACCGCCGCCCCCTTCGTCATCTACCACGGCGAGGTGAATGCCGACAGCGATGGCCCGATTGAGCTCTGCCAGCCCTACGCCGGAGCCTTGCAGCCTGTGAGCGGCCTTATCCTGCGTGAGGAACCGGCGCACCACGAAGCGTTTGTCACGCTCACCAAAGCCGAATTTGCGTTCCCCACCATTCTGAGCGCCTACGACGCTGCCGAAAGCTTTGCCAGGGCGCACGGTCAGAGCGGCCCGCTGCACTGCCGGGAGGTCTACCCGCACGACTGGGACCGCCTGAACGAAGACGACGCGGCGGGCGAGGTGGCCTGGCCCTACACGCCGCGCTGA
- a CDS encoding metal-sensitive transcriptional regulator, whose translation MTDHDHCSTTPDHLCMPTDARKRARHRLSIARGHLESIVKMLDDKDVYCVDVLRQIRAVQGALSGASDVVLRGHLEAHVATAAERGDAAEMVDELMEALKYR comes from the coding sequence ATGACCGACCACGACCACTGCTCCACCACCCCCGACCACCTCTGCATGCCCACAGACGCCCGCAAACGCGCCCGCCACCGCCTGAGCATCGCGCGCGGGCACCTGGAAAGCATCGTCAAGATGCTGGACGACAAGGACGTGTACTGCGTGGACGTGCTGCGCCAGATTCGCGCCGTGCAGGGCGCTCTCTCCGGCGCGTCGGACGTGGTGCTGCGCGGGCATCTGGAAGCGCATGTGGCGACCGCCGCCGAGCGGGGCGACGCCGCCGAGATGGTGGACGAGCTGATGGAAGCGCTGAAATACCGCTGA
- a CDS encoding DUF305 domain-containing protein — translation MKRALAALVLLGAVAQAQTGHAGHSVGSVSTGVSMPAMSKQMVSALGPLRGRAFDIKFAQLMMDHHQMALDMAGQELSSGKNAQVRAAAKKVVAAQQQEIALMTGWLRKWTGKVYVPQTLPMVLTGTVNTDRWFLTEMLPHHQGAVDMSKLAAGRSGSSEVKKLALSIIRSQTAEMNTYRQLLKTVK, via the coding sequence GTGAAACGAGCGCTGGCCGCCCTGGTATTGCTCGGCGCGGTGGCGCAGGCGCAGACGGGGCACGCCGGGCACAGCGTGGGCAGCGTCAGCACCGGCGTGTCCATGCCTGCCATGAGCAAGCAGATGGTGTCTGCGCTGGGGCCGCTCAGGGGCCGCGCCTTCGACATCAAGTTCGCGCAACTCATGATGGACCACCACCAGATGGCGCTCGACATGGCGGGGCAAGAGCTGAGCAGCGGCAAAAACGCCCAGGTCAGGGCCGCCGCGAAAAAAGTTGTCGCCGCGCAGCAACAAGAAATCGCGCTGATGACCGGCTGGCTGCGCAAGTGGACCGGCAAGGTGTACGTGCCCCAGACCCTGCCGATGGTCCTGACCGGCACCGTCAACACCGACCGCTGGTTCCTGACCGAAATGCTGCCCCACCACCAGGGCGCGGTGGACATGAGCAAACTCGCCGCTGGCCGCAGCGGAAGCAGCGAGGTCAAGAAACTGGCGCTGAGCATCATCAGGTCGCAGACGGCGGAGATGAACACGTACCGTCAGCTGCTCAAGACGGTGAAGTGA
- a CDS encoding CopZ family metallochaperone: MQTELNVTGMSCGHCVKAVEGALKAVPGVEGVQVSLEGGKATVQGDADAQALIAAVKEEGYGAEVAGQ; encoded by the coding sequence ATGCAAACCGAACTGAACGTGACGGGTATGAGCTGCGGGCACTGCGTGAAGGCTGTGGAAGGCGCCCTGAAGGCCGTGCCGGGGGTGGAGGGCGTACAGGTGTCGCTGGAAGGCGGCAAGGCCACCGTGCAGGGCGACGCCGACGCGCAGGCGCTGATTGCCGCCGTGAAGGAAGAGGGCTACGGCGCCGAGGTGGCCGGGCAGTGA